The following proteins are encoded in a genomic region of Corynebacterium atypicum:
- a CDS encoding head maturation protease, ClpP-related, giving the protein MRRFWNWLTPEPSTDPDADAVRVLRISGTIAEESWFDDDITPAIFAAELNAGSGPVTIWLNSPGGDVVAAAQIYNMLIDYPGEVTVNIDGIAASAASVIAMAASTVAMSPVSMLMIHNPATMAVGDKDELARAMSMLESVKDSIINVYQLKTGLSRAKLSKLMDAETWMDARAAIDMGFADELLTGERNPAFNDKPDESDDDDEDEVESPDEPDEDDEDEDPKRQVFPPKNAGLGTVFSRRAAEQKLVAHLTATSPPKPVRPPRPTVTPAVPAGRRVLDLYAELANQPH; this is encoded by the coding sequence GAGACGTTTTTGGAACTGGCTCACACCCGAGCCATCAACTGACCCGGACGCAGATGCAGTCCGGGTTTTGCGTATCAGCGGCACGATCGCTGAAGAGTCCTGGTTCGATGACGACATCACCCCCGCCATCTTCGCAGCCGAACTCAACGCGGGTAGCGGGCCGGTGACGATCTGGCTCAACAGTCCCGGAGGGGACGTGGTGGCTGCGGCGCAGATCTACAACATGCTCATCGACTACCCAGGCGAGGTGACCGTCAATATCGACGGCATCGCCGCATCGGCCGCGTCCGTGATCGCCATGGCCGCATCCACCGTTGCCATGTCGCCGGTGTCGATGTTGATGATCCACAACCCGGCGACGATGGCGGTTGGCGATAAGGACGAACTCGCACGTGCGATGAGCATGCTTGAATCTGTCAAAGACTCGATTATCAACGTCTACCAGCTAAAAACTGGACTGTCCCGGGCGAAGCTGTCCAAGCTCATGGATGCCGAAACCTGGATGGACGCTCGTGCCGCGATCGACATGGGTTTCGCCGACGAACTCCTGACAGGTGAACGCAACCCCGCCTTCAACGACAAGCCAGACGAGTCTGACGATGACGATGAGGACGAGGTCGAGTCACCAGATGAACCCGACGAAGACGACGAGGATGAAGATCCGAAGCGGCAGGTGTTCCCACCCAAGAACGCAGGACTTGGCACGGTGTTTTCCCGCCGAGCAGCCGAACAAAAACTCGTCGCACATCTGACCGCCACATCACCGCCGAAGCCGGTGCGTCCACCACGCCCAACCGTTACTCCCGCCGTGCCTGCTGGTCGGCGGGTTCTCGATTTGTACGCCGAATTAGCGAACCAACCCCACTGA